A DNA window from Coffea arabica cultivar ET-39 chromosome 6c, Coffea Arabica ET-39 HiFi, whole genome shotgun sequence contains the following coding sequences:
- the LOC113692621 gene encoding selenocysteine methyltransferase-like isoform X1, which yields MIALKATIKRQVHLDYHEVGANIIISVSYQATLQGFVAKGISREEGEALLRKIVEIACDVRDIYYDKASKGSWDVIGDPKALNVHSLLLLLLEAMELILLMVLNIETFPLEHLRYSHALQWHIWGYSDSGDFERFP from the exons ATGATAGCACTGAAGGCTACGATTAAAAGACAG GTACACCTTGATTACCATGAAGTTGGTGCTAATATCATAATATCTGTATCATATCAG GCCACTCTTCAAGGATTTGTAGCTAAAGGGATATCAAGAGAAGAAGGTGAAGCTTTACTCAGGAAAATTGTTGAAATAGCATGTGATGTACGGGATATATATTATGATAAAGCCAGCAAAGGTTCTTGGGATGTTATTGGAGATCCAAAAGCTTTAAACGTCCACTCCTTGTTGCTGCTTCTGTTGGAGGCTATGGAGCTAATCTTGCTGATGGTTCTGAATATAG AAACTTTTCCTCTCGAGCACTTGCGATATTCTCATGCATTGCAGTGGCATATATGGGGATACAGTGACTCTGGAGACTTTGAAAGATTTCCATAG
- the LOC113692621 gene encoding selenocysteine methyltransferase-like isoform X2: MIALKATIKRQATLQGFVAKGISREEGEALLRKIVEIACDVRDIYYDKASKGSWDVIGDPKALNVHSLLLLLLEAMELILLMVLNIETFPLEHLRYSHALQWHIWGYSDSGDFERFP, translated from the exons ATGATAGCACTGAAGGCTACGATTAAAAGACAG GCCACTCTTCAAGGATTTGTAGCTAAAGGGATATCAAGAGAAGAAGGTGAAGCTTTACTCAGGAAAATTGTTGAAATAGCATGTGATGTACGGGATATATATTATGATAAAGCCAGCAAAGGTTCTTGGGATGTTATTGGAGATCCAAAAGCTTTAAACGTCCACTCCTTGTTGCTGCTTCTGTTGGAGGCTATGGAGCTAATCTTGCTGATGGTTCTGAATATAG AAACTTTTCCTCTCGAGCACTTGCGATATTCTCATGCATTGCAGTGGCATATATGGGGATACAGTGACTCTGGAGACTTTGAAAGATTTCCATAG